AGAAGGTGGTGCCGATGTCGATGATCCGCCGCCGGATCGCCGAGCGGCTGGTCGAGGCGCAGCAGAACGCCGCGCTATTGACCACCTTCAACGAAATCGACATGACCCACATCATGGCGCTGCGAGGCCAGCACAAAGAAGGATTTCAAAAGCGCTACGGTGTGAAGTTGGGGTACACGTCGTTCTTCGTCAAGGCGGCGGTCGACTCGCTGGCCGCGTTTCCGGCGATCAACGCCGAGATTCGCGGCGACGACATCATCTACCACAACTACTACGACATCGGCATCGCCGTTGGCGGCGGCAAAGGGCTGGTGGTGCCGGTGCTCCGCGACGCCGACCGCATGGGGTTTGCGCAGATCGAATTGGCCGTTGCCGATCTGGCGCGCCGCGCGCAAGAGAACAAGCTGGAGTTGCACGAGTTGCAGGGAGGCACGTTCACCATCTCCAATGGCGGCGTGTACGGCTCGCTGCTCTCCACGCCGATTGTTAATCCGCCGCAGAGCGGCATCCTGGGCCTGCACGCGATTCAAGATCGCCCGATGGCGGTCGAAGGGCAGGTGGTCATCCGGCCGATGATGTACATCGCCTTGACCTACGACCACCGCATCGTGGATGGTCGCGAGGCGGTCACCTTCTTGAGGCGGGTCAAGGAAGTGATCGAAGACCCGACGCGGCTGCTGTTGGAGGTTTAGTCGGTGGCCGAAACAAGCTTTGATCTGGTGGTGATCGGCGGCGGGCCGGGCGGATACGTCGCCGCCATTCGCGCAGCGCAATTAGGGCTGACCGTCTGTTGCGTCGAGCAAGAGCCAGCGCTTGGCGGCACATGCCTCCGCGTGGGCTGCATCCCCAGCAAGGCAATGCTCGAATCGAGCCACCGCTACGCCGACGCCCGCGAGTCGCTGGCCGCTCATGGCGTGCGCGTCGCCGGCGTCGAGCTCGACTTGGCGGCGATGCTCCAGCGCAAAGACCAGATCGTCTCGGGGCTGACACAAGGCATTGGCTCGTTGTTCCAGAAGAACAAGGTGGCGCGGATCGCCGGGCATGGCAAGATCGCCGGCGCTGGCCGCGTGACGGTCGAGGCCGATGGCGGCGCGACGCAGCTCATGGCCAAGCACATCCTGATCGCCACCGGCAGCAAACCGGCGCGGCTCCCCGGCGTTGAACTCGATGGCGATCGCGTCGGCACGAGCACCGAGGCGCTCGCCTATGCCGAGGTTCCCCAGCGGCTGGCCGTGATTGGCGGCGGCTACATCGGTCTGGAGATGGGCTCGGTCTGGCGACGGCTCGGCTCGCAGGTGGTAGTGCTCGAGTATCTCGACCACATCTTGCCGGGCATGGATCGCCAGCTCGCTGATGAGGCGTTTCGCGCCTTCAAGAAACAAGGGTTTGAGTTCCGGCTGGGCTGCCGCGTGACGGGTGCGCGAGCAACCAAGAATGGCGCGGTGGTCGAGGCCGAAGGGATGCAACCACTCGAAGCCGATCGCGTGCTGTTGGCCGTGGGACGCACGCCGAACACCGATGGCCTGGGGCTCGACGCCGCGGGTGTCCGTGTCGATCAGCGCGGCCGAGTGGTGGTCGACGAGCAGTACCGCACCTCCGTCGACGGCATCTACGCCATT
The Pirellulales bacterium DNA segment above includes these coding regions:
- the odhB gene encoding 2-oxoglutarate dehydrogenase complex dihydrolipoyllysine-residue succinyltransferase, producing SPFVMPAAERALATSGVRREEVQATGPGGRMLKEDVQRAVEAPRKEVTVAPRREEPVREPIAVARAAPGDRTEKVVPMSMIRRRIAERLVEAQQNAALLTTFNEIDMTHIMALRGQHKEGFQKRYGVKLGYTSFFVKAAVDSLAAFPAINAEIRGDDIIYHNYYDIGIAVGGGKGLVVPVLRDADRMGFAQIELAVADLARRAQENKLELHELQGGTFTISNGGVYGSLLSTPIVNPPQSGILGLHAIQDRPMAVEGQVVIRPMMYIALTYDHRIVDGREAVTFLRRVKEVIEDPTRLLLEV
- the lpdA gene encoding dihydrolipoyl dehydrogenase gives rise to the protein MAETSFDLVVIGGGPGGYVAAIRAAQLGLTVCCVEQEPALGGTCLRVGCIPSKAMLESSHRYADARESLAAHGVRVAGVELDLAAMLQRKDQIVSGLTQGIGSLFQKNKVARIAGHGKIAGAGRVTVEADGGATQLMAKHILIATGSKPARLPGVELDGDRVGTSTEALAYAEVPQRLAVIGGGYIGLEMGSVWRRLGSQVVVLEYLDHILPGMDRQLADEAFRAFKKQGFEFRLGCRVTGARATKNGAVVEAEGMQPLEADRVLLAVGRTPNTDGLGLDAAGVRVDQRGRVVVDEQYRTSVDGIYAIGDVIGGAMLAHKAEEEGMACVERIVTGYGHVNYNAIPAVVYTHPEIASVGRTEDELKKENVEYRRGQFSFRANGRARSLGDADGFVKILADAATDRILGAHMIGPHVGELIAEATVAIEFGASSEDLARTCHAHPTLSEAVKEAAMAVSGRQIHS